In Thermodesulfobacteriota bacterium, a single genomic region encodes these proteins:
- a CDS encoding VOC family protein — protein sequence MKLSFPDYVVLIVEDLDRALNFYTDVFGFQLGHRSGDYAQLKTGATRLAFYTREAMAMTLGLSLKPPSDESPGFEIGFKVADVDAAFLEVIEKGATAAMHPTTRPWGQRTAYIRDPDGHLIELVQDLR from the coding sequence TTGAAACTAAGTTTTCCTGATTATGTGGTTTTAATCGTTGAGGATCTGGACAGAGCCTTAAACTTTTATACTGATGTTTTCGGGTTTCAATTGGGACACCGTTCAGGAGATTACGCACAGCTTAAAACTGGAGCTACTCGCCTTGCGTTTTATACAAGGGAGGCTATGGCAATGACTTTGGGCCTTTCGCTTAAACCTCCCAGTGATGAATCACCTGGATTTGAAATCGGATTCAAGGTTGCAGACGTAGATGCGGCCTTCTTAGAGGTCATTGAAAAAGGCGCAACAGCTGCAATGCATCCGACTACCCGTCCTTGGGGACAGCGCACTGCATACATCCGTGACCCTGATGGACATTTGATCGAACTTGTGCAAGACCTACGTTAG
- a CDS encoding UDP-2,3-diacylglucosamine diphosphatase → MKVDTILISDIHLGSDLARPRDLINILHSHLYVQLVIVGDLFDDMNLERLNSEHLELINFLREVSKSHKVVWVEGNHDHKMIRGFSEIIGNTQTCEKYEWDYLGKKYLAIHGHQFDEYLLNHGNLTEIACTIYRISQRFDLRLNTNLSRRLRRGVERWKRVTERVLTGALKFAEFCGADKVFCGHTHNPIRRFKKNGIEYWNTGCWTDPHLASYITIGEQGINLQVIE, encoded by the coding sequence TTGAAAGTAGATACAATTTTAATCTCAGATATACACCTTGGTTCCGATTTAGCTAGACCAAGGGACCTCATAAATATACTTCACTCACATTTGTATGTTCAGTTGGTGATAGTAGGCGATTTGTTCGATGATATGAATCTGGAAAGACTCAATTCCGAACATTTGGAATTAATTAATTTTCTTCGAGAAGTTTCAAAATCTCATAAGGTTGTTTGGGTCGAAGGTAATCATGATCACAAAATGATAAGGGGCTTTTCTGAAATCATTGGGAATACCCAAACCTGTGAGAAATATGAATGGGATTATTTGGGCAAAAAGTACTTAGCTATCCACGGTCATCAGTTTGATGAGTACCTATTAAATCATGGAAATTTAACAGAAATAGCTTGTACGATCTATCGTATATCGCAGAGATTTGATCTGCGATTGAATACCAATCTATCCAGAAGGTTAAGAAGGGGTGTCGAAAGATGGAAGAGGGTTACGGAAAGGGTTTTGACTGGCGCTTTAAAATTCGCCGAGTTTTGTGGAGCAGACAAAGTATTTTGCGGGCATACCCACAATCCAATAAGGAGGTTTAAGAAGAATGGAATTGAATATTGGAATACAGGGTGCTGGACCGATCCACATTTAGCTTCCTATATTACTATCGGCGAACAGGGTATAAATCTGCAGGTAATAGAATGA
- a CDS encoding glycosyltransferase family protein, which produces MKILYGVQGTGNGHISRSKEIIKRLKQNAQVDILISGSLHEMDLDLEVKYRKDGTGAWFKKNGGIDYWGLIRKTKFIKIIKDILFSPVKQYELVVSDFEPVTAWSAKYYGVPSIHLSHQIALLDNHIPRPREKDLLAEFVIRYYAPCIRQLGFHYQRYSDKILTPVVRGEVRNLTVSNLDHFVVYFSTYDPLKVGKFFRSVDAKFELFSKYYTFNSPTTKYNVTVYPFKKELFLSRLSSCSGIICNAGFQLTSEALLLGKRMLIIPMRGQYEQICNAEALKQLGATVVTAIDESFGGKLRTWLETKTESQKIDYPDNASEVVDKILRYEH; this is translated from the coding sequence ATGAAGATATTATACGGTGTTCAAGGAACGGGCAATGGTCATATATCCAGAAGCAAAGAGATTATAAAAAGACTGAAGCAAAATGCCCAGGTTGATATATTGATATCTGGGTCATTGCATGAAATGGATTTAGATTTAGAAGTTAAATATAGGAAGGATGGTACTGGAGCATGGTTCAAGAAAAATGGTGGAATCGATTATTGGGGCTTAATAAGAAAAACGAAATTTATCAAAATTATTAAAGACATATTATTCAGTCCCGTAAAACAATATGAATTGGTAGTATCTGACTTTGAACCCGTAACAGCTTGGTCTGCCAAATACTACGGGGTTCCGTCAATTCATCTATCACATCAAATTGCATTACTTGACAATCACATTCCAAGGCCACGGGAAAAGGACTTGCTAGCAGAATTTGTGATACGATATTACGCCCCATGCATACGACAGCTTGGATTTCATTATCAAAGATATTCTGACAAGATACTTACCCCTGTAGTCAGAGGGGAAGTAAGGAATCTAACCGTTTCGAATCTAGACCATTTTGTTGTTTATTTCTCGACTTATGACCCTCTTAAAGTTGGAAAGTTTTTTAGGAGTGTCGATGCTAAGTTTGAACTTTTCAGTAAATATTACACCTTTAATTCACCTACTACTAAATATAATGTTACTGTTTATCCATTTAAAAAGGAATTATTCCTGAGCAGATTAAGTTCTTGTAGTGGCATCATCTGTAATGCCGGATTCCAATTAACATCAGAGGCTTTGCTCTTGGGGAAAAGAATGCTGATAATACCGATGAGGGGTCAGTATGAGCAGATTTGCAATGCGGAAGCCCTTAAACAGCTTGGTGCTACAGTCGTAACTGCAATTGATGAAAGTTTTGGAGGTAAGTTGAGGACGTGGTTAGAGACAAAAACAGAGTCGCAAAAAATCGATTATCCTGATAATGCTTCAGAGGTAGTCGATAAAATTTTAAGATATGAGCATTAA